The Buchnera aphidicola (Brevicoryne brassicae) DNA window TTCAGCACCATTTGCTATAATAGGATCAATTGGTGTAGTAGGTCAAATACCTAATTTTAATAAATTATTAAAAAAATGTAATATAGATATTGAACTTCATACCGCAGGAGATTATAAACGTACTTTGACAGTGTTAGGTCATAACACCGATTCAACACGTAAAAAATTTTGTGAAGAATTGAATACAATTCATCAACTTTTTAAAAATTTCATTAAAGAAATGAGACCTTGTTTAGATATTGAAAGTGTATCTAATGGAGAACACTGGTTTGGAACAATGGCTTTAGAAAAGAAATTAGTAGATAAAATTAGTACAAGTGATGATCTTTTAATTTCTAAAATGGAAGAATATACTTTATTAAGTATTCAATACGTTTATAGTAAAAAAATATTGGAACGTTTTACTTCTTCTATAATAGATAGTTTTAGCAAAGCTTTACTTAAATTATTTTTTTATAAAAATTATTTTTAGTTTTTAAAAATCAAAAATATTTTAATAGTTTTTTTCATTATTAAATAAATTAATACAATTAAATATGATTTACTGGATAAAAATATGCAAAAATCTCTTGTTATAGTTGAGTCTCCAGCAAAAGCAAAAACTATAAATCAATATTTAGGTTGTAAATATATAGTTAAATCTAGCATAGGACACGTACGAGATTTACTTACTAAAAAAAACAAAAAAAAAGATAAAACTAAAAAATCTACTTCTAATTCTACTGAACAAGATACTTTAATACATCAGATAGGAATAGATCCTTATCAAAACTGGAAAGCTGAATATCATATTTTACCTGGTAAAGAAAAAATAGTTTCTGAATTAAAAAATATTGCTAAAAAAGTTGATTGTATATATCTAGCTACAGATCTAGATCGAGAAGGAGAAGCGATAGCTTGGCATTTAAAGAAAGTCATTGGAGGCGATTCTTCTAAATTTAGACGTGTGGTGTTTAATGAAATAACGAAACGTGCGATAAAAAATGCATTTAAAAATGTAAGTCATATAAACATGAATCGAGTAAATGCTCAGCAAGCACGTCGATTTATGGATCGTATTGTAGGTTATATGATATCACCTTTGTTATGGAAAAAAATTTCGAGAGGTTTATCTGCAGGACGTGTTCAATCTGTAGCAGTTCGTATAATATCAGAACGCGAACATGTAATAAAAAATTTTATACCAGAAGAATATTGGAAATTAAGTATATCTCTTATTTTTGAAGAGAAAAAAAATATTATTGTAGATGTGACTCATTATAAAAATAAAATATTTCGTCCAACAAACAAAAAAGAATTAGATATCGCTATAGAAAAAATTAAAAAATCATGTTTTATTGTTAAAAATCGTGAAGATAAAATATTGTATAGAACATCACCACCTCCTTTTATAACTTCTACTTTACAGCAATCATCTAGTCTACGTTTAGGATTTAGTGTAAAAAAAACAATGTTTTTAGCACAAAAATTATATGAAGAAGGTTATATAACTTACATGAGAACTGATTCTACTTTTCTCAGTAAACATGCTGTTAAAAAAGTTCGAACATATATAAAAAATTTTTATGGAGATCATTATCTACCTAAAGAACCTAACATTTATTCTAATATACAAAATTCTCAAGAAGCTCATGAAGCTATTCGACCATCTGATGTTAAGATAAAAAATGTAAATTCAAGTAATTTAAATTCAGATGCTCAAAAATTATATAGACTTATTTGGAATCAATTTATAGCATCTCAAATGTCATCAGCAAGATATCAATCTACTGCTATTATAATTATAGCTAACGAATTTAAATTACAAAAAAATGAAAAAATAGTAATATTTGAAGGTTGGACAAAAATTTTAAAAGAAGAAAAAAGTATAATTTCTGACATTGCTTCACTAAAAATAGGAAGTTTATTATTGTATAATAAAATTATACCTATTCAAAAATTTACTAAACCTTTACCTCGCTTTAATGAAGCCTCTTTAGTACGTCAATTAGAAAAAAAAGGTATAGGAAGACCTTCTACTTATGCGGCAATTACATCAAAAATACAAGAAAAAGGATATATAAAAATAAAAAAAAATCAATTATATGCAGAAAAAATGGGTCAGATTATTACTGTTCGATTGAAAAAAAATTTCAGTAATTTGCTTGATTATAATTTTACGGCTCATATGGAAAAGAAACTTGATCAAATAGCTGAAAATAAAATTCAATGGAAACATGTTCTTAATTCTTTTTTTGAAGATTTTTCTAAAAAATTAGAACAAGCAAAAAAAAGTCCAGAAGAAGGAGGAATGGAACCAAATATTATTGTTATGACATCATTTGAGTGTCCTGTGTGTTATAAAAACATGGGAATAAAAAATGCCATAACTGGTGTTTTTCTGAGTTGTTCAGGATATAATTCTGAACCAAAACAGCGTTGTAAACAAACTATAAATCTTATACCATTAAATGAGTTTAATCAAAATCAAAAAGAAGAAAAAACAAAAAAAATTAATCGATGTGAAAAATGCAAAATGGCTATGGATAGTTATTTTATTAATAAAACACTAAAGTTACATATTTGTATTAACAATCCTAGCTGTATTGGTTATAAAATTGAAAAAGGAGATTTTAATAGTCCTGTTTATTTGTCTAAAATAATTCAATGTGAAAAATGTGATAGTAATATGATATTAAAAACTGGTCGATTTGGAAAATTTTTTCTTTGTATAAACAAAGAATGTAAAAATACAAGAAAAATTTTATCTAATGGGGAAATATCAGATCCGAAATTAGAACCTATTCCCTTTCCAGAGTTATTATGTGAAAAATCTAATGCATGGTTTGTTTTACGAGAAGGAGTATCTGGTATTTTTTTTGCTGCAAATACTTTTCCCAAATCTCGTGAAACTAGATCTCCTTTTGTAGAAGAACTTGCTAAATTTCAACATTTGTTACCACAAAAAATACTCTATTTAGCGAGTGCTCCTCTAATTGATGATAAAGGAAATAAAACTATAGTTTGTTTTAATAGAAATATTAAACAATATTATATTGGTTCTAAAAAAGAAGGAAAATTTACAGGTTGGTCAGCTGTTTTTATTAATCAAAAATGGTGTATTTTAAAAAAAAACTAATAAACTTATATTAAACATAGCATTCGCGTATTTTTTCAGTAATTAACCTAATGATTTTTGGGCTGCTAGTTAGATTTCCAGAATGACAATTATTGTTTTCATGTCCTCCTGTAAAATCACTAATTAAGCAACCCGCTTCTCTTACTTGTAACTTTCCTGCTATAAAATTACTAGGATTTAGATTAAAGTCAAATAAACAATCTATTCTTCCGGCTGCGACATAAGCCAAATCAAGTACTGTAGAACCAGTGGATCTAAAAGAAATTCCACATAAAATTAATTTTTTATATATTTCAAAATAGTAAAATGATTGATCATAAATATGATTAGGTAGATTAACGGCAACTGTAGTATATTTTAAAGTGTTAATACTACTGCATCTTGTTCTATATCCATTTAACTGAGATCCTTGTCCTTTTACGGCAGTAAACAAATCATTTCTCAAAGGATCATATATTACGGAAATTTCCGTCTTTTTTTTTACAATTACAGCAATAGAAATACAGAAATGTGGAAAATTTTTAATAAAATTTTTCTTTCCATCTAGTTCATTAATAATCCAGATAGTAGTTTTTTCATTTTTTTTAAAAATTATATTTTCATTTTTATTTAAAATAATATGACGAGGATAAGATTTGTAAATAATTTCACTAATTATTTTATATGTTTTATACATGATATTTTTTATAAATATTTTGTTTTTTTCTATATCTTCTTTCATGAATTTTTGTGTATCATAGTTTTGAATAATAATGTTTCCTCCTTTTCGTACTGCACGAATCGCAATATTTAACATCGGATGCATTTAAATCTCCTAAATTTTTAAATTTATCAAAATAATATCATAATTTAAATATCTTTAATATTTTAATCATAAAAAAACGATTAATTTACTTTAATAAGTATACTTGAAAAGTAGTAAAATAATTTTTACTAAATTTATTTAGGATTTTCTTATGAAAAACAACGTGAAGATATTAAATACTCCAAATGATAAAATTAATTTATTAAATTTAAATCCTCAAGATTTATATTTTTTTCTTGATTCTTTAGGAGAAAAAAAATTTTCTGTAAAACAAATTATGAATTGGATTTATAAACATTATTGTAATGATTTTAATAAGATGCTTAATCTTAGTATAAAAACAAGAAAAAAGTTAAATGAAAAATCTTATATTTTTGCATCTGAATTTCTAGAAGAAAAAATTTCTTCTGATGGTACTATAAAATGGATTACAGAAATTAATGATCAAAAAATTGAAACAGTTTATATTCCAGAAAAAAAACGTTCTACACTTTGTATTTCTTCACAAATAGGCTGTGCTTTAAAATGTGATTTTTGTGCTACTGGAAAACAAGGTTTTAATCGAAATTTAAAAGTTTCTGAAATTATTGCTCAAATTTGGCAAGCAAATAAAAAATTAAAACAAAAAAATATCAAAAATTGTATTACTAATATAGTTTTTATGGGTATGGGTGAACCTTTATTAAATTTAAATAATGTTGTCTCTGCTTTAAAAATAATATTAGATGAATATGGTTTTGCTTTATCTAAACGTCGTATTACTGTATCTACTTCTGGTATAGTACCGGCTTTAGATAAAATGAAAAATATGATTGATGTCTCTTTAGCTATTTCTCTGCACGCATCTAATGATGCCATTCGTAATACTATTATGCCAATCAATAAAAAATATAATATAAAATCAATTTTAAATTCAGCATTAAAATATTTAAAACATTCAAAAGCTAATCGGGGTGGAATAACAATAGAATATGTTATGTTAAAAGGAGTTAATGATTCTAATAAAAATGCAAATGAGTTAAGTTTTTTACTACATAAAATACCTAGTAAAATTAATCTTATCCCTTTAAATCCTTTTTTAGGTTCATCTTTTTTATCTAGTGATATTAATAGAATTAATATCTTTGCAGATATTTTAAGAAGAAAAGGATTTACGACTGTAATTCGAAAAAACAGGGGAGAAGATATTAATGCGGCATGTGGTCAGTTAACTGGAAATATAACTAATCGTTTTAAAAATTAGAGTATTATTATATTAATTAAAATAATACTTGAAAAAAAATATATCTATTTTATATTACATAAGTCTTTTATTATTTAAGTTTTAAATTATTGACGTTTATTTAAAAAAATATATTTTCTATATATATGCAATATGAAATGTAAAAAAATACAATATGAAAAAATGTAAAATTATTACTCGAAGAAAATCTAATCGTATTTATGTTGGAAAAGTTCCGATTGGGAAAAATGCGCCTATTTCAGTACAGTCAATGACTAATACTCATACAGAAAATATTCCAGAAACTGTTAAACAAATTTTAGATTTAAAAAAAGTAGGTGTTGATATTGTCCGTGTTTCTATACCTAATTTAGAATCTGCTAAATCATTTAGAGAAATTAGAAAGCAGGTAAAAATTCCATTAATTGCAGACATACATTTTGATTACAGATTAGCTCTAAAATCAATAAAATATGGTGCAGACTGTTTAAGAATAAATCCTGGTAATATTGGAAATAAAAAAAGAGTATCAGAAATTGTAAATGCTGCAAAGGACAAAAACATACCAATTCGTATAGGTGTTAACTCGGGATCATTAGAAAAAGACATATTAAATAAATATGGAACTCCTACTCCAGAGGCTTTAGTAGAATCAGCTATAAGACATGTTGAATACTTTGATTCTTTAAATTTTAATACATTCAAAGTAAGTGTTAAATCCTCTGATGTTTTTTTAGCTGTTGAAGCATATCGAATATTAGCACAAAAAATTATACAACCTTTACATATTGGAATAACAGAAGCTGGTGGTTTAAGAACTGGAACAGTAAAATCTTCTATTGGACTTTCATGTTTATTATTACAAGGTATTGGTGATACAATACGGATTTCATTAGCAGCAAACCCAATTGAAGAAGTAAAAGTAGGTTATGATATTTTAAAAACTTTGTCCATACGATCTAGAGGAGTTAATTTTATTGCTTGTCCTACTTGTTCTAGACAAGAATTTGATGTGATTAATACAGTTAATCAATTAGAAAAAAAATTAGAAGATATTTCTACTCCTATAGATGTGTCAATTATTGGGTGTATTGTTAATGGTATAGGAGAAGCTAAAATAGCAACATTAGGATTAACAGGAGGACATAAAAAAAGTGCGTTATATAAAGATGGAATACGTCAAAAAAATAAAATAAAAAATGAAGAAATTATTGAACAAATGGAAATGCAAATTAGAAAAATAGCAAAAAATAAATTTTTAAAAAAATAATATTTAATTAAAATTAATAAAATTGTTTTATATAATACAAGAGAATATAGTGAATATTAGAGAAATTACATCGATTAGAGGTATGCATGACTACTTTCCAGAACAATTAAAATTATGGAGCTATATTGAAAATATTTTAAAAGAAGTATTAACTAGTTATTGTTATTCAGAAATTAGGTTACCTTTATTAGAAAAAACTCAAGTTTTTAAAAGAGCAATTGGAAATGTTACTGATGTAGTTGAAAAAGAAATGTATTCTTTTAAAGACCGAAAAGGTAATAGTTTAACTTTACGTCCAGAAGGAACTGTAGGATGTGTTCGAGCTATAATACAAAATGGTTTATTACAGACGAAAAAAAATCATAGATTTTGGTATCTTGGTCCTATGTTTCGATATGAAAGACCTCAAATGGGGAGATATCGTCAATTTTATCAATTAGGTGCTGAAGTATTTGGATTAAATACAGAAGATATTGATTTAGAAATCATTTTGTTAACAAATCGTTTATGGAAAAGAATTGGTATTCATTTACATGTGACATTAGAAATTAATTCAATTGGTTCCAGAATTGATCGAATACAATATAAAAAAGCATTGGTGTTTTTTCTAAAAAAGTATGAACATTTATTAGACGAAGATTGTAAAAGACGATTACATACTAATCCTTTAAGAATTTTAGATTCTAAAAATAAAGAAATTCAAAAAATATTACAAGATGCTCCATTATTGAACGAATATATTGATGCTACCTCACAAATTTATTTTAAAAATTTATGTAATATGATTAGTTCTCATGGAATAAAATATATACATAATCCAAAACTAGTAAGAGGATTAGATTACTATAATAACACTGTATTTGAATGGAAAAGCGATAAATTAGGTTCTCAAAATACTATTTGTGCAGGTGGACGATATGATTCTTTATTTGAAGACATGGGAGGAGAAAACACCCCTGCTATAGGATTTGCTATAGGAATAGAACGATTAATTTTATTAGTAAAATCACTTGAAGTTTTTTCTAATATTCAAGAAGAGGTTAATATTTATATTATTTTTTCAGAAGAAAAAGACAAAAATTCTGCTGTAAATTTATCTGAAGAAATAAGAAATTTATATCCAAAATTAAAAATATTTATTAATTTTTTTAATCAAAATATCAAAAAACAACTAAAAAATGCTATAAATACTTTAGCAAGAATTGCTATTTTAATTGATAATAAAAAAATGAAAAGAGGATGTTTTTTAATGAAAGATTTGAAAAAAAGAAAAGAATATTATCTTTCAAAAAGTGAAATAATTGTAAAAATTAAAGATTTTTTTGGAAAATAATTTATTTTTTATTAAAATAAATTATTTTAAACAACTTTTTAATAAAACTTAATTTTTAGGAAAAAAATGTTTAATAATAAAATATTATTTTCAAAATATGATCCAGAATTATGGGCTGCAATAGAAAAAGAAAAAAAAAGACAGGAAAATCATATAGAATTAATTGCATCAGAAAATTATACCAGTAATTACGTTATGGATGCTCAAGGATCACAATTAACTAATAAATACGCAGAAGGATATCCTGGAAAACGCTATTATGGTGGTTGTAAATATATAGATATAATTGAAGAATTAGCGATTAATCGTGCAAAAAAATTATTTCATGCTGATTATGCGAATGTTCAACCTCATTCTGGTTCTCAAGCTAACTTTGCCGTTTATACAGCATTAATAAATCCTGGTGATACAATATTAGGTATGAAACTATCACATGGAGGTCATTTAACTCATGGATCTCATGTTAATTTTTCAGGAAAAATATATAATGTAATTTCATATGGAGTTGATAAATATGGTGACATTGATTATAAAGAACTATTAGTTTTAACTAAAAAACATAAACCAAAGATAATTATTGGTGGTTTTTCAGCATATTCTGGGATTTGCGATTGGAAGAAAATACGTGAAATTGCAGATGAAGTAAATGCTTTTTTTGTTGTAGATATGGCTCATATTGCTGGTTTAGTAGCAGCAGGAATTTATCCAAGTCCAATCAATTATGCACATGTAGTTACGAGTACCACCCATAAAACTTTAGCAGGCCCTCGAGGAGGATTGATTTTAGCTAAAAATGGGAATGATATTTTATATAAAAAATTAGATTTATCTGTTTTTCCAGGTGCACAAGGAGGGCCACTTATGCATGTAATTGCGGGAAAAGCTATAGCTTTTAAAGAAGCTTTAGAAGAAAAATTTCGAACATATCAGAAACAAATAATAAAAAACGCTAAAATTATGGCCAAAATTTTTTTAGAAAAGGGATATAAAATAGTATCAGGAGGAACTTATAATCATTTATTTTTAATTGACTTAAGTGATAAAAAAATAACCGGAAAAGATGCTGATATTGCTTTAGGAAAAGCTAATATAACTGTTAATAAAAACACTGTTCCTAATGATTTAAAGAGTCCTTTTATTACTTCAGGAATACGGATTGGAACACCTGCAGTTACTAGACGAGGTTTTAAAGAAAAAGAAATTTCCGAAGTATCTAATTGGATGATTAGTGTTTTAAATAATATTCATAATTATGATAATATTTTAACTATTAAACATAAAGTGTTAAAATTATGTTCAAAATATCCTGTTTATAAATAATATATATAGAAATATCCATCTTTGTTAAAAATAATATTAAAAATTAAAGAATAATACTTTTAATATATGTTAACCTTTTAAATTTATTTAGGTAATTTAATTTTTATTTTTTTTAAATTTATTCGATCCTTATTCCTTAAATAAGGAACCACGCCTAATAGTGGAGACTTAATATATTTTAGCAAAGTTTGGATGTAATATAAATTATATTTATCTTCAGGCATGATATTATTAGCAATCCAACCTGCACATTTTAATTTCTCAGAAAGAATAGCTTTTTCTGTCAAGATAGCATGATTTATACATCCTAATTTAATTCCAACAACAATGATCACAATCAATTTTTCTTTTTTAACCCAATCTGAAAAAGTGTTTGTATAAGATAAAGGGGTATACCATCCACCAGCCCCTTCTATTAAAATCCAATTGCTTTTTTTCATAATTTTTTTTAAACCGATAGAAAGATGCTTTATCTTGATATTTTCATTATAAATTTGACTTAAAATATGAGGAGGAGCATTTTCAAAAAAGAAAATTGGATTAACTTCTTTATAATTCAATATTACAGAACTATTTTTTTTTAATATTAATGCATCATTATTTAAAAAACCAAATGATGTTTTTTTACATCCAGAAGATACTGGTTTATATCCAGCTGTGTTATATCCATTTTGAGTAGCTTTTTTTAATAAGATTTGACTTACAAATGTTTTTCCTATATTTGTATCAGTTCCAGTAATAAAAAATTTTTTAATCATAGAAATCCTATTTTCTAAAAAAAATTGTTGATTGTAAAACATTTGTATTAAAGATATACAGATATTTATTTTTAATACTCATTAAAAAAATAGTATGTTATTAATAATTGAGTAACTCGATATAGTTAATTTTGTGTATTTAATGCCATAACACATAACTATAATATTGAGTTACTCTTATATATAAAACAAATACAATAATTTTAGTTGTAAGAAAATAATCAATTTTTTAAAGAACAAAAAATTTTTGATATATATTTTTTAAATAATTAATAATGTATTTTTAAAATATTAAAATATTGCTGCATTATAGTATTGATCTTTTTTGATCTTTGATCCTTGAATAATCAAATTATCACTGTTTTTCTTTGATATAATTTCTTTTTTATATTCAGGATGTAAATTTAATTTTTGTAATAACTTTAAATCATTTTTTTCTTCTGGATTATTTGCAGTAAGTAATTTACATCCATAAAAAATAGAATTTGCACCAGCCATAAAACACATAGCTTGAGTTTGATCATTCATATTTTTACGTCCGGCAGATAATCTAATATAAGATTTTGGCATCATAATGCGAGCAGCAGCTATAATACGAATAAAATCAAATGGTTCTATATTTTTATTGTTTTCCATCGGTGTTCCTGGAATTTTCACTAACATGTTAATAGGAACACTTTCTGGATGAATAGAAAAATTAGAGAGTTCCATTAACAATTCCATACGATCTTGTATTTTTTCTCCTAAACCTATAATACCTCCAGAACAAATTTTCATACCAGCACTTCGAACTATATTTAATGTATCTAATCTTTCTTGATATGTACGAGTAGTAATAATACTACTGTAAAACCTAGAAGATGTATCTAAATTATGATTGTAGAAATCTAAACCTGCAGAAGCTAATTTTTTCGCTTGTAGAGTATTTAAAGTACCTAAAGTCATACAAGTTTCCATTCCCATTGACTTAATTTTTTTAATAATCTTTTCTAAATAAGGCATATCTTTGTCTTTTGGATTTTTCCATGCAGCACCCATACAAAATCTACTAGAACCAGAAGCTTTTGCTTTTTTTGCTGCATTAAGAATTGTTTCTATTTTTAGTAAAGGTTCTTTTTTTAAACCTGTTTTATATCTAGAACTTTGTGGACAATATTTACAATCTTCGGGACAGGCTCCTGTTTTTATCGAAAGTAATGTACTTATTTGTATAGTATTTGGATTAAAATTTTTTCTATGTTGTTTTTGAGCTTCAAAAATAAGATCAAAAAATGGTTTATTGAAAAGTGCTTTTGTTTCATCTAGAGTCCATTTTTTTTTCATCTTTCCTCCAAAAAATTATGATTTTATTTTACTAAAGGTTTATACTTAAATTATTTAATGTTTTTTATACATAAATAACAATGAATCAATCCGATAAAAATTTTGATTATAAACATATCTGGCATCCCTATTCATCTATGACTAATCCTCTTCCTTGTTATTCTGTTTTATCTGCTAAAGGAGTCTATTTAAAGCTAAATAACGGAAAAAAAATTATAGATGGCATGTCTTCATGGTGGTCTGCAATACATGGTTACAATCATCCTGTTTTAAATAAAGCTTTAAAAAAACAGATAAAAAAAATGTCTCATGTTATGTTCGGAGGTATCACACATCCTTCTGCAGTTTCTCTTTGTCGAAAATTAATTTATTTAACACCTAAAAAATTAGATTGTGTTTTTTTTTCTGATTCAGGTTCAGTTGCCATTGAAATAGCAATAAAAATGTTAATACAGTATTGGCAATCATTAGGCCAAAAAAGAAAACTTTTTTTAACTATTCGTCATGGATATCACGGTGATACTTTTGCTGCAATGTCAATTTCTGATCCCGAAAATTCTATACATAAAATATATAAAAAATTTTTACCAAAAAATTTTTTTGCTAATGTACCTATTTCTTCTTTTCACAGTAAATGGAATGAAAATGATCTTATATCTTTTAAAAAAATAATAGAGAAAAATTCTTTAAAAATAGCTGGTGTTATATTAGAACCTATAGTACAAGGAGTAGGAGGGATGAAATTTTATCATCCTACATATTTAAAAAAAATAAAAGTTTTATGTGATTATTATTGTATTCCTTTGATTTTTGATGAAATTGCTACCGGTTTCGGTCGAACTGGGAAATTATTTGCTTTTGAACACGCTAATGTTGTACCAGATATATTATGTTTAGGAAAAGCAATGACAGGTGGTACAATCACTTTTGCAGCAACAATATCTTCAAGACATATTGCTAATACTATTAGCAATGGTAAAATAGGCTGTTTTATGCATGGTCCAACTTATATGGGCAATCCATTAGCATGCGCTGCTGCTAACGCTAATATAAAAATATTACAAAAAAATAAATGGCAAATTCAAGTATCTAATATTGAAAAGCAATTATATAAAGAATTATCACCACTACTTAAGCACGAAAATGTCATTGATGTAAGAATATTAGGAGCTATTGGTGTAGTGGAATGTGTGCGTTTAGTTAATATGGCTTCGATACAGAATTTTTTTGTAAAAAACGGAGTTTGGATTAGACCATTTAAAAAATTAATTTACATTGTACCACCTTATATTATTACTCCTAAAGAATTAAATATTCTTACTAATGTTATTAAAGAAGCTTTAGATAATCCTTCACTTTTCATATAAATTATCTGATTATATAATAAGCTATGTCTATCTGTTTTTTAATTTAATTTATATGTAAGTATCCATGAAGGCCCTTCACTTGTATTATATATGTTTAATATTTTCAATTCTCCAGTGTTTTTTGAAATGCTATAAATAGCACATGTGTTATTTTTCTCACCCGCAACTATTAAATATGAATTACTACAATCAATACAAAACGATCTAGGTTGTTCTACTGTCTTATAAATTTTAATAAAAGTAATTGTATTATTTTTATTAACATGAAATAAAGAAATAATATTAAATAATCGATCAGAAACATATAAAAAACGACCGCATGATGTTATGTGAATATCAGAAGACCAATAAATTTCTGAAGAACGAACATTTTTATTCAAAATATTAACATTTTGTATATTTTGTATATTTACTATGTTATTAATTTTCTCTATTTTCCATACATCTATAGTTCCATTTAATTCATTAATAGTATAAACAAAATCTTGATTAGGGTGAAAAACAATATGACGTGGACCTGATTTTTCTTTAGTTTTAACTAACTTTTGTTCTGTACTTTTTAATATTCCAAAATTTGTTAAATCATATAAATAAATAGAATCTTCTTTAAGAGACATAA harbors:
- a CDS encoding inositol monophosphatase family protein, with product MHPMLNIAIRAVRKGGNIIIQNYDTQKFMKEDIEKNKIFIKNIMYKTYKIISEIIYKSYPRHIILNKNENIIFKKNEKTTIWIINELDGKKNFIKNFPHFCISIAVIVKKKTEISVIYDPLRNDLFTAVKGQGSQLNGYRTRCSSINTLKYTTVAVNLPNHIYDQSFYYFEIYKKLILCGISFRSTGSTVLDLAYVAAGRIDCLFDFNLNPSNFIAGKLQVREAGCLISDFTGGHENNNCHSGNLTSSPKIIRLITEKIRECYV
- the rlmN gene encoding 23S rRNA (adenine(2503)-C(2))-methyltransferase RlmN, coding for MKNNVKILNTPNDKINLLNLNPQDLYFFLDSLGEKKFSVKQIMNWIYKHYCNDFNKMLNLSIKTRKKLNEKSYIFASEFLEEKISSDGTIKWITEINDQKIETVYIPEKKRSTLCISSQIGCALKCDFCATGKQGFNRNLKVSEIIAQIWQANKKLKQKNIKNCITNIVFMGMGEPLLNLNNVVSALKIILDEYGFALSKRRITVSTSGIVPALDKMKNMIDVSLAISLHASNDAIRNTIMPINKKYNIKSILNSALKYLKHSKANRGGITIEYVMLKGVNDSNKNANELSFLLHKIPSKINLIPLNPFLGSSFLSSDINRINIFADILRRKGFTTVIRKNRGEDINAACGQLTGNITNRFKN
- the hisS gene encoding histidine--tRNA ligase, whose protein sequence is MHDYFPEQLKLWSYIENILKEVLTSYCYSEIRLPLLEKTQVFKRAIGNVTDVVEKEMYSFKDRKGNSLTLRPEGTVGCVRAIIQNGLLQTKKNHRFWYLGPMFRYERPQMGRYRQFYQLGAEVFGLNTEDIDLEIILLTNRLWKRIGIHLHVTLEINSIGSRIDRIQYKKALVFFLKKYEHLLDEDCKRRLHTNPLRILDSKNKEIQKILQDAPLLNEYIDATSQIYFKNLCNMISSHGIKYIHNPKLVRGLDYYNNTVFEWKSDKLGSQNTICAGGRYDSLFEDMGGENTPAIGFAIGIERLILLVKSLEVFSNIQEEVNIYIIFSEEKDKNSAVNLSEEIRNLYPKLKIFINFFNQNIKKQLKNAINTLARIAILIDNKKMKRGCFLMKDLKKRKEYYLSKSEIIVKIKDFFGK
- the ispG gene encoding flavodoxin-dependent (E)-4-hydroxy-3-methylbut-2-enyl-diphosphate synthase; translation: MKKCKIITRRKSNRIYVGKVPIGKNAPISVQSMTNTHTENIPETVKQILDLKKVGVDIVRVSIPNLESAKSFREIRKQVKIPLIADIHFDYRLALKSIKYGADCLRINPGNIGNKKRVSEIVNAAKDKNIPIRIGVNSGSLEKDILNKYGTPTPEALVESAIRHVEYFDSLNFNTFKVSVKSSDVFLAVEAYRILAQKIIQPLHIGITEAGGLRTGTVKSSIGLSCLLLQGIGDTIRISLAANPIEEVKVGYDILKTLSIRSRGVNFIACPTCSRQEFDVINTVNQLEKKLEDISTPIDVSIIGCIVNGIGEAKIATLGLTGGHKKSALYKDGIRQKNKIKNEEIIEQMEMQIRKIAKNKFLKK
- the topA gene encoding type I DNA topoisomerase; this encodes MQKSLVIVESPAKAKTINQYLGCKYIVKSSIGHVRDLLTKKNKKKDKTKKSTSNSTEQDTLIHQIGIDPYQNWKAEYHILPGKEKIVSELKNIAKKVDCIYLATDLDREGEAIAWHLKKVIGGDSSKFRRVVFNEITKRAIKNAFKNVSHINMNRVNAQQARRFMDRIVGYMISPLLWKKISRGLSAGRVQSVAVRIISEREHVIKNFIPEEYWKLSISLIFEEKKNIIVDVTHYKNKIFRPTNKKELDIAIEKIKKSCFIVKNREDKILYRTSPPPFITSTLQQSSSLRLGFSVKKTMFLAQKLYEEGYITYMRTDSTFLSKHAVKKVRTYIKNFYGDHYLPKEPNIYSNIQNSQEAHEAIRPSDVKIKNVNSSNLNSDAQKLYRLIWNQFIASQMSSARYQSTAIIIIANEFKLQKNEKIVIFEGWTKILKEEKSIISDIASLKIGSLLLYNKIIPIQKFTKPLPRFNEASLVRQLEKKGIGRPSTYAAITSKIQEKGYIKIKKNQLYAEKMGQIITVRLKKNFSNLLDYNFTAHMEKKLDQIAENKIQWKHVLNSFFEDFSKKLEQAKKSPEEGGMEPNIIVMTSFECPVCYKNMGIKNAITGVFLSCSGYNSEPKQRCKQTINLIPLNEFNQNQKEEKTKKINRCEKCKMAMDSYFINKTLKLHICINNPSCIGYKIEKGDFNSPVYLSKIIQCEKCDSNMILKTGRFGKFFLCINKECKNTRKILSNGEISDPKLEPIPFPELLCEKSNAWFVLREGVSGIFFAANTFPKSRETRSPFVEELAKFQHLLPQKILYLASAPLIDDKGNKTIVCFNRNIKQYYIGSKKEGKFTGWSAVFINQKWCILKKN